A segment of the Candidatus Zixiibacteriota bacterium genome:
TGACATATTTCACAATAAAACTGGTTGAGCCAACGGCATCGGCATGCTTGACCACTTCATAAGGGCATTCCGGATGAACCACTACTTTAACTCCCGGATACTGCTCCCGAACCTGAAAAACATGCTCCTCCTTGAAATTGGTATGGACATGGCAATGTCCCTTCCATAATATTACCTTTGCCCTCTCGATCTGCTCTTCCGAGAGACCTCCGTTCTCTTTGGAAAAGTCCCAGACCACCATATCGGAGTCTTTAAGACCAAACTTGATTCCGGTGTTATATCCCAGATGACGGTCAGGAAAAAAGAAGAGCTTTTCCCGTCTGTCAAATCCCCACTTGTAGGCGGCATCGGCATTGGATGAGGTGCAAATAAGTCCCCCATGCCGTCCGCAGAACGCTTTCAGTCCGGCCGCAGAATTCATGTAAGAAATCGGCATTATCCTCTTGTCGCCGCCGAAATTCTCCAGCACTTCCCAGGCTTCGAAGACATCAGCCATCTCCGCCATATCAGCCATCGGACAGCCGGCAAGCGGATTGGGTAGAAAGACCCTCTGATGTTCCTTCCCCAGCACATATGCCGCTTCCGCCATAAAGTGCACGCCACAGAAAAATATCAGGTCAACGTCGGAACGGGAAGCGGCAATCCTCGAGAGCCCATACGAATCCCCCACGGCATCTCCCAGTTCCACCACTTCCAGACGCTGGTAATGATGGGTTAAAATAATCGCCCTTTGCCCCAGACGTTCTTTTGCCGCCAGCGCCCGGAGTTTCAATTCCTCGACACTGGTCTCGCGATACTCTTTGGGAAGCGCAAAATACATACTTATTTCTCTTTACCTCAATCTGTAAACATTATACGCTTCAGAGAGGTTCCATATAATACGATTGTGCCCCTCCAGATGCAAACCTTCAGCCCGAAATTCCTTGTATTCATACTCAGGAAAGAGAACCGGGGAGTGAGCTTATAGCGACCGTCGGCAGCTATCTCCCCTGAATTTTTGCCAGCTGCGCCATGGTCCTGGAATTGTCCGGAATATTGGCCAGCCCAACGACATCGATATCGCGAA
Coding sequences within it:
- the nadA gene encoding quinolinate synthase NadA encodes the protein MYFALPKEYRETSVEELKLRALAAKERLGQRAIILTHHYQRLEVVELGDAVGDSYGLSRIAASRSDVDLIFFCGVHFMAEAAYVLGKEHQRVFLPNPLAGCPMADMAEMADVFEAWEVLENFGGDKRIMPISYMNSAAGLKAFCGRHGGLICTSSNADAAYKWGFDRREKLFFFPDRHLGYNTGIKFGLKDSDMVVWDFSKENGGLSEEQIERAKVILWKGHCHVHTNFKEEHVFQVREQYPGVKVVVHPECPYEVVKHADAVGSTSFIVKYVNAQPPGSVLAIGTEINLIHRLAHAHPEMKIFELSGQTCPVCANMYRTTVNDLTYCLENFETMKPITVPDDTKTYALIALERMLEVH